The following coding sequences lie in one Arthrobacter sp. PGP41 genomic window:
- a CDS encoding mannitol dehydrogenase family protein, producing MTIELPPQPGSAGGLPQLNRHLRQLAKAPVRIVHLGLGAFHRSHQAWYTQQASDAQDWGIAAFTGRRPDAALALAEQDGLFTLVERADDGDSFTVIGSIVEAVDGADVQRLADLVAAPGTAVITLTITEAAYGIGSDGRLDRTAPGVAADLVLLSSGKGQPTTPLGRLVFALAARRAASGQPLAVVCCDNLANNGSIAHHAVTGMAEAWDADLARWIDANVSFVSTSVDRITPRTTDADIAAVQAACGYRDTSPVVAEPFSNWVLSGDFPAGRPHWEDAGAVFVDHIEPYENRKLWLLNGAHSLLAYAGQLRGHTTVAEALADPRCLQAVESFWDEAETNLTEQEGDGVDLQIPAYRAALLARFRNARIAHHLAQIAMDGSTKLRMRAVPVLQAERAAGRSGSAAALMIAAWMDYTAGGTVQDPLAGEVAAANSLSGRERIHALLSLVDPALARDGGTVDLIEGLCNTVSSTPAEPGAAEAVAVQQPATTN from the coding sequence GTGACTATTGAACTGCCACCACAGCCAGGGTCCGCCGGGGGCCTTCCGCAGTTGAACCGCCACCTGCGCCAGTTGGCCAAGGCTCCAGTGCGGATCGTTCACCTGGGCCTGGGCGCCTTCCACCGCTCCCATCAGGCCTGGTACACCCAGCAGGCGTCCGATGCCCAGGATTGGGGCATCGCGGCCTTCACCGGCCGCCGCCCCGATGCCGCGCTGGCCCTCGCCGAACAGGACGGTCTGTTCACCTTGGTGGAACGTGCGGACGACGGCGACTCCTTTACCGTCATCGGCAGCATTGTGGAGGCAGTGGACGGCGCTGACGTGCAGCGCCTGGCGGATCTGGTGGCGGCCCCCGGTACCGCCGTCATCACCCTGACGATCACTGAAGCCGCCTACGGCATCGGTTCCGACGGCCGGCTGGACCGCACCGCGCCCGGCGTAGCCGCCGACCTTGTTTTGCTCTCGTCCGGCAAAGGCCAACCGACGACGCCGCTGGGCCGCCTCGTGTTCGCCCTCGCCGCCCGCCGGGCAGCTTCCGGGCAACCGCTCGCTGTGGTCTGCTGCGACAACCTCGCCAATAACGGCAGCATTGCGCACCATGCCGTAACGGGCATGGCCGAGGCCTGGGATGCGGACCTGGCCCGATGGATCGATGCCAACGTCAGCTTCGTCAGCACCTCGGTGGACCGGATAACACCGCGCACCACTGACGCCGACATTGCGGCCGTCCAGGCCGCCTGCGGGTATCGCGACACATCGCCGGTGGTGGCCGAGCCCTTCTCCAACTGGGTGCTCAGCGGGGACTTTCCCGCCGGGCGTCCGCACTGGGAAGATGCCGGCGCGGTGTTCGTGGACCACATCGAACCCTATGAGAACCGTAAACTCTGGCTCCTGAACGGTGCGCACTCACTGCTCGCCTACGCCGGCCAACTCCGCGGCCATACCACCGTCGCGGAGGCCTTGGCGGACCCGCGCTGCCTGCAGGCCGTGGAGAGCTTTTGGGACGAGGCGGAAACCAACCTCACGGAACAGGAGGGTGACGGCGTAGACCTGCAGATCCCGGCCTACCGCGCGGCCCTGCTGGCGCGGTTCCGCAACGCCCGGATTGCCCACCACCTGGCGCAAATCGCAATGGACGGAAGCACCAAGCTCCGGATGCGTGCCGTCCCCGTTCTGCAGGCGGAGCGTGCCGCGGGGCGGTCGGGTTCAGCCGCGGCGCTGATGATCGCTGCATGGATGGACTACACGGCTGGCGGCACGGTCCAGGACCCGCTCGCCGGCGAGGTTGCCGCAGCCAACTCGCTCAGCGGCAGGGAGCGGATCCATGCCCTCCTGTCCTTGGTGGACCCTGCCCTCGCCCGGGACGGCGGCACAGTGGACCTGATCGAAGGCCTCTGCAACACCGTAAGCTCCACCCCCGCGGAACCTGGCGCCGCGGAAGCTGTGGCCGTCCAACAGCCGGCCACCACCAACTAA
- the manD gene encoding D-mannonate dehydratase ManD, giving the protein MKIIAADVFVTSPSRNFVTLRITTEDGVTGIGDATLNGRELAVAAYLKEHVAQLLIGKDPHRIEDTWQFLYRSAYWRRGPVTMAAIAAVDMALWDIKGKLAGMPVYQLLGGASRNGLRAYGHASGADLPSLFDSVREHLELGYKSIRIQTAVPGIKAVYGVAAQAQASGERYDYEPAGRGAFPVEEDWDTRAYLRHLPTVFEAVRNEFGPEIPLLHDGHHRMTPIQAAKLGKALEPYDLFWLEDCTPAENQEALRLVRQHTTTPLAIGEIFNTVYDYQTIIKEQLIDYVRAASTHFGGISPLKKVMDFAAQYQIKSGFHGPTDISPVGFAAQLHVGLAIHNYGIQEYMQHSDKTNEVFGQSMTFVDGYLHPGDKPGIGVEFNEEAAAAFPYQQAYLPYNRLIDGTVHDW; this is encoded by the coding sequence GTGAAAATCATTGCTGCTGATGTGTTTGTGACCAGTCCCTCCCGTAATTTCGTGACGCTTCGGATTACTACGGAGGATGGTGTGACTGGTATTGGTGATGCGACGCTGAACGGGCGTGAGCTCGCCGTCGCCGCCTATCTCAAAGAACACGTTGCGCAGTTGCTGATCGGGAAGGATCCGCACCGGATCGAGGATACGTGGCAGTTTCTGTATCGGTCGGCGTATTGGCGGCGGGGGCCGGTGACGATGGCGGCGATCGCGGCGGTGGATATGGCGTTGTGGGATATTAAGGGCAAGCTGGCGGGGATGCCGGTGTACCAGTTGCTCGGGGGTGCGTCGCGGAACGGTTTGCGGGCGTACGGGCACGCGTCGGGCGCGGATTTGCCGTCGTTGTTTGATTCGGTGCGGGAGCATCTGGAGCTGGGGTATAAGTCGATCCGGATCCAGACCGCGGTGCCGGGGATCAAGGCCGTGTACGGGGTCGCCGCGCAGGCGCAGGCTTCGGGGGAGCGGTATGACTACGAGCCGGCCGGGCGGGGTGCGTTCCCGGTGGAGGAGGATTGGGATACCCGGGCGTATCTGCGGCACCTGCCTACCGTGTTTGAGGCGGTCCGGAATGAGTTCGGTCCGGAGATCCCGTTGCTGCATGACGGGCATCACAGGATGACGCCGATTCAGGCGGCGAAGCTGGGCAAGGCGCTGGAGCCTTATGATTTGTTCTGGTTGGAGGACTGCACTCCGGCGGAGAACCAGGAGGCGCTGCGCCTGGTCCGGCAGCACACCACCACGCCGCTGGCGATCGGTGAGATTTTCAACACCGTGTATGACTACCAGACGATCATCAAGGAACAGCTGATCGATTACGTCCGGGCCGCGTCCACGCATTTTGGCGGGATCTCCCCGTTGAAGAAGGTGATGGATTTCGCCGCGCAGTACCAGATCAAGTCCGGCTTCCATGGTCCTACGGACATTTCCCCGGTGGGGTTCGCGGCGCAGCTGCATGTGGGCCTGGCGATCCACAATTACGGGATCCAGGAGTACATGCAGCATTCGGACAAGACCAACGAGGTGTTCGGGCAGTCCATGACGTTCGTGGACGGCTACCTCCACCCCGGGGACAAGCCCGGCATCGGCGTCGAATTCAATGAAGAAGCGGCGGCGGCGTTCCCGTACCAGCAGGCCTACCTGCCCTACAACCGCCTCATCGACGGAACGGTCCACGACTGGTGA